The following DNA comes from Serpentinimonas raichei.
GTGCCGGTGCCCAGCAAATCGCCCGGTTGCAGGTTGCAGCCGTTCACGCTGTGGTGCGCCACCATCTGCGCCAGCGTCCAGTAGCTGTGGCGGCTGTTGCTGCGCACGAGGGTGGCGGCCTCCATGCCCTGCTCGCGCATGCGCGGCGTTTGCAGAGCCACTTCGAGCTCGATATCGAGCGCGCCATGCAACCGGTTGTACGCGCTGTCGAGGTAGGGCAGCGGGGCCGGGTCGTCGGAGCTGCGCTCCAGTGGGGCGCGGTAGGGGGCCAGCGCCTCCAGCGTGAGCACCCAGGGCGAGACGGTGGTGGCGAAATTTTTGCCCAGAAAAGGCCCCAGCGGCTGGTACTCCCAGGCTTGCAGGTCGCGCGCCGACCAGTCGTTGAGCAGGCTCAGGCCAAACACCTGCTGCTCGGCCGCAGCCAGTGCGATCGGCTCGCCCAGCGCATTGCCAGGGCCGATGTAGGCCCCCAGTTCGAGCTCGAAGTCGAGCCGCCGGGTGGCGGCCAGCAGCGGCGTGGCGGCGTCCGGGGGCTTGATCTGCCCCTGCGGGCGCTTAAAGGGCTGCCCGGAAACGATCACGCTCGATGCCCGGCCGTGGTAGCCGATCGGCACCCACTGGTAATTGGGCAGCAGCGGGTTGTCGGGGCGCATCAGCTTGCCCACATTCGTGGCGTGGTGGATCGAGGTGTAGAAATCGGTGTAGTCGCCGATGCGTGCGGGCAGCGCGTATTCGGCCTCGCTTTGCGCCAGCAAACAGCCTTGCAGCCCCGTTTGCAGCGCGCTGCCTTGGCGCAAGGCGCGCGACAGGGCCAAGCGCAGAGCCGACCAAGCCGGCGCCCCCAAGGCCATCAAGGCATTGAGCGAACTTTGCGCGCCGGCTTGCAGCGCCGCCTGCACCAGCTCGCCCTGCCCTTGCAGCGCGCCGCTGCGCAGCACGGCGGCCAGGTCGAGCACCTGATCGCCAATTGCCACCCCGCCGCGAAAAGGCTCTGGCGTGCCGCGCCTGCGCAACACTGCAAAGGGCAGGTTCTGGATCGGGAAATCGGTGCCGGGCTGCTGCGCCGACTCGACCCAGCTTTGCAGCGCCGGGTCGTGGGTTTCATTGAGTGGGTACATGAGCGGTCTGGGTGGTGGGTGGTGCAGTGGCTAGGGTGTTGCTGCGCGCTAGGGCGATGGCTTCGCTCAACAGCGCACGATCGCCCACGTGGTTGCACAAAATCAGCACCAGCTTGGCCAGCATCATATCGGCCTGCCCCTCGCTGAGCTCGCGCTGGGCCTCGATCAGTTCGGCATAAAACCAGTCGGGCTCGGGGATGTTGGGTTGACGCTGCAAGGGCATGTGGGCCTCCTTTTTCAGTGCAGTTTGAGGGCGCGGCGCACGGCGGTTTGCACCTGCGCGGGGTCGAACTGGCGCCAGCGCGCCGCCACGTGCTGGTCGGGGCGGATCAAGTAAACCGTTCCGGGCTGGCCGTCGTAGCGCTGCGCCAGCAGGCCTTGGGAGTCGAGCACATCCAGGCCCACTTGCAGCACCGGCAGCGTGAGCCCCGCCGCTTTCACGGGCTCTGCCGGGCCAAAGCTGAGCAGCACAAAACCCTGCCCGAGCCGCTCCAGCAGCCAGCCGGGTTCGCCGCAGGACTCGATCGGGGCGTCGGCGCAGGGGCTGCCGGGCCGCATGGGGCCGGCAAAAGGCGCGGCGTCGGGGGTGTTGAGGCTGGAATCGAG
Coding sequences within:
- a CDS encoding DUF2783 domain-containing protein — encoded protein: MPLQRQPNIPEPDWFYAELIEAQRELSEGQADMMLAKLVLILCNHVGDRALLSEAIALARSNTLATAPPTTQTAHVPTQ
- the fahA gene encoding fumarylacetoacetase — encoded protein: MYPLNETHDPALQSWVESAQQPGTDFPIQNLPFAVLRRRGTPEPFRGGVAIGDQVLDLAAVLRSGALQGQGELVQAALQAGAQSSLNALMALGAPAWSALRLALSRALRQGSALQTGLQGCLLAQSEAEYALPARIGDYTDFYTSIHHATNVGKLMRPDNPLLPNYQWVPIGYHGRASSVIVSGQPFKRPQGQIKPPDAATPLLAATRRLDFELELGAYIGPGNALGEPIALAAAEQQVFGLSLLNDWSARDLQAWEYQPLGPFLGKNFATTVSPWVLTLEALAPYRAPLERSSDDPAPLPYLDSAYNRLHGALDIELEVALQTPRMREQGMEAATLVRSNSRHSYWTLAQMVAHHSVNGCNLQPGDLLGTGTLSGPQPQQAGALIELTLGGRQPLTLPNGEVRTFLEDGDTVWLRGCCQRPGVARIGFGECAGTVLPARA